The proteins below come from a single Synechococcus sp. WH 8101 genomic window:
- a CDS encoding aromatic ring-hydroxylating dioxygenase subunit alpha: MLSKSFLATSFYHGPEVHHWDCNFYAKQFWHPLLALSQLKQGESIGCMLLSQRIIITWPIGDRPRAFLNRCPHRGVAFRADSVSAKSCRRFVCPYHGWTYDLHGNLLAAARESEFDDNFDRKRWSLYELPCRIDGPLIWASLSECALRLDEQLHLIHDLTGNEWNTSLQMIHHSRRHISCNWKIAHDNTLDDYHVAIAHPKTLHREQGPVRNYVYRFSRYCNLLQTPFLGGGHFFTFGFPPWSHVLVWPDSRIALIEFLPDQPDCCVMQLRLFAKHDSIDSTSASKWLTHLLCFLEEDRMLVESAQHGYDSEFTPGPPHRLEQRILHWQELYRELFDSSGVTSALRSQEAISEFNI, encoded by the coding sequence ATGCTGAGTAAGTCTTTTCTTGCGACATCCTTTTATCATGGCCCTGAAGTGCATCATTGGGATTGCAATTTTTATGCAAAACAGTTCTGGCATCCCTTGCTAGCACTTTCTCAATTAAAGCAAGGAGAATCTATTGGTTGCATGCTTTTGTCTCAACGCATTATAATTACCTGGCCTATTGGTGATCGTCCCCGAGCGTTTCTGAACCGCTGCCCCCACCGTGGTGTTGCTTTCCGTGCTGACAGCGTATCCGCTAAATCTTGTCGTCGTTTTGTCTGTCCGTACCACGGTTGGACTTATGACTTGCATGGCAATCTTCTTGCGGCTGCACGTGAATCCGAATTTGATGATAATTTTGATCGAAAGCGCTGGAGCTTGTACGAACTTCCATGCCGTATTGATGGACCATTGATTTGGGCCTCATTAAGTGAATGTGCTCTACGGCTTGATGAACAGTTGCACTTGATACACGATTTGACTGGGAATGAATGGAATACTTCTCTTCAAATGATCCATCACTCCCGACGACATATTTCGTGCAACTGGAAAATTGCTCACGATAACACTCTTGATGATTATCACGTTGCGATTGCTCATCCTAAAACCCTTCATCGCGAGCAAGGTCCTGTTCGCAATTATGTTTACCGCTTTAGTCGCTACTGCAATTTATTGCAAACCCCATTTTTAGGTGGTGGTCATTTTTTTACCTTTGGTTTTCCGCCTTGGAGTCATGTGCTTGTCTGGCCAGATTCACGCATAGCACTAATTGAATTTCTGCCAGATCAGCCCGATTGTTGCGTGATGCAGCTCCGTTTATTTGCGAAACATGACTCCATTGACTCGACCTCCGCAAGTAAATGGTTAACTCACTTACTCTGTTTCCTGGAAGAAGATAGGATGCTTGTTGAGTCGGCTCAGCATGGGTATGACTCTGAGTTTACACCTGGTCCACCCCACAGACTGGAACAAAGAATTTTGCATTGGCAAGAGCTTTATCGAGAGCTTTTTGATTCTTCCGGAGTTACTAGTGCGCTACGCAGCCAAGAGGCCATCTCTGAGTTCAATATTTGA
- a CDS encoding sugar phosphate isomerase/epimerase — translation MIASQSSRLKIFQSMWGFTGSWDEAVRRAYESNFNGLEVNLNHGSIANLDVDRIISTLNSRNLSLIVELTSGGGYVPDLDNKPEQHLEEIATQLSKARALTPQKITLITGSDSWDESVQNKFLEKLLDIIDSSGLAVSIETHRSRSLFNPWAIVDRLSRHPRLRLTADLSHWCAVSERLMTPDLEPIKVMAERVDHIHARVGHAQGPSVSHPFAPEWSEALEAHRRCWQLFLNKNTCAGRLNTITPEFGPDGYMPIQPFTANPLADIQILNSEMASWLRSALVTPEESKSSR, via the coding sequence ATGATTGCCAGCCAATCTAGCAGACTAAAAATATTTCAAAGCATGTGGGGGTTCACTGGTAGCTGGGATGAAGCTGTCAGACGGGCCTATGAATCAAACTTCAACGGACTAGAAGTTAACCTGAATCACGGATCAATAGCCAACCTGGACGTTGATCGGATAATCAGCACTCTTAATTCGCGTAACCTCAGCCTGATTGTTGAACTGACCAGCGGGGGCGGATATGTTCCTGACCTCGACAACAAACCTGAGCAGCATCTGGAAGAAATAGCAACACAACTGAGCAAAGCGAGGGCGCTAACCCCGCAAAAGATTACGTTGATCACGGGTAGCGACAGCTGGGACGAATCAGTACAGAATAAGTTTTTAGAGAAGCTGTTAGACATTATTGATTCAAGCGGATTAGCAGTATCTATTGAAACACACAGAAGCAGGAGCTTGTTCAACCCATGGGCTATTGTCGATCGACTGTCACGTCATCCGCGGTTACGATTGACTGCAGATTTGAGCCATTGGTGCGCCGTGAGTGAAAGATTGATGACCCCTGACCTAGAACCAATCAAAGTCATGGCCGAGCGAGTGGATCATATTCATGCACGGGTTGGCCATGCTCAAGGCCCTTCGGTGAGCCACCCTTTCGCCCCTGAATGGTCAGAAGCACTAGAAGCACATCGTCGGTGTTGGCAGCTATTTCTAAACAAGAATACCTGCGCAGGAAGACTCAACACGATCACACCAGAATTTGGACCTGATGGCTACATGCCCATTCAACCATTCACAGCCAACCCTCTGGCAGATATTCAAATATTGAACTCAGAGATGGCCTCTTGGCTGCGTAGCGCACTAGTAACTCCGGAAGAATCAAAAAGCTCTCGATAA
- a CDS encoding Nif11-like leader peptide family natural product precursor, with product MSWQEFERLVDDAESDRELRWVLRHCRSAEDLILAARKLGYRVTRLDLQRAIEEERQELRGDRPAAAAAEATALTGGWDDAQERL from the coding sequence ATGAGCTGGCAGGAGTTCGAACGGCTGGTGGACGATGCCGAGAGCGACCGGGAGCTCCGCTGGGTGTTGCGCCACTGCCGCAGCGCCGAGGACCTGATCCTGGCGGCCCGCAAGCTCGGCTACCGGGTGACGCGGCTGGATCTGCAGCGGGCGATCGAGGAGGAGCGGCAGGAGCTACGTGGTGATCGTCCGGCTGCAGCAGCAGCTGAGGCCACCGCACTGACGGGTGGCTGGGATGATGCGCAGGAGCGGCTGTGA
- a CDS encoding DUF1643 domain-containing protein, with protein sequence MGSMANLHTIGHKGRTLHHNESGIVGSTINASSEAKSNQVLKRESFYVVKGFCRPLPPLRRLVPPPRGGAQVVVTVLVRTKVMGKSFKGAAVKSDAIFSDCRTYRYALWRLWDDSRPCAMFIGLNPSSADEAINGFF encoded by the coding sequence ATGGGATCCATGGCGAACCTCCACACCATCGGCCACAAGGGTCGAACGCTTCATCACAACGAATCAGGCATTGTTGGATCGACGATCAACGCAAGCAGCGAGGCGAAGAGCAATCAGGTGCTCAAACGAGAATCATTCTACGTTGTCAAGGGCTTCTGTCGACCCCTGCCGCCATTACGCCGGCTGGTGCCCCCCCCCCGGGGGGGGGCGCAAGTGGTTGTGACTGTGCTAGTTCGAACGAAGGTGATGGGGAAAAGTTTTAAAGGAGCAGCCGTGAAATCCGATGCCATATTTTCAGACTGCAGGACGTATCGGTATGCGTTGTGGCGCCTCTGGGATGACTCTAGGCCTTGCGCAATGTTTATCGGACTGAACCCATCCAGTGCCGATGAAGCCATCAATGGCTTCTTCTGA
- a CDS encoding ABC transporter ATP-binding protein, translating into MKRSTLVADGVEVRHGSHTVLANISLRLEPGTLTALVGPNGAGKSTLMQVLQGQRQPTSGSVTLSGAPIGRCRDQVALMPQRGRIAWSFPITVRDLVALASTHRSARRRGCCEVEAALQRVGMAAMASRRLDSLSGGQQQRALLARALAQSTRVLLLDEPCAAIDPPSREQLLRLMQQLAGSGQTLLVSGHDWGSALHHYDRVIVLDGRIVADGPPAVIQQSLGDRLAGGWECRG; encoded by the coding sequence ATGAAGCGTTCGACCCTTGTGGCCGATGGTGTGGAGGTTCGCCATGGATCCCATACCGTCTTGGCGAACATTTCTCTCAGGCTTGAACCCGGGACCCTCACCGCTCTGGTTGGTCCCAACGGGGCTGGCAAATCCACCCTGATGCAGGTGCTTCAGGGGCAACGACAGCCGACGTCGGGATCTGTGACGCTTTCCGGTGCACCGATCGGTCGCTGCCGTGACCAGGTGGCGCTGATGCCCCAGCGGGGCCGAATTGCTTGGTCATTCCCGATCACCGTGCGAGACCTTGTCGCGCTGGCCTCAACCCACAGGTCAGCTCGAAGGCGCGGCTGTTGTGAGGTGGAGGCAGCACTGCAACGCGTGGGCATGGCGGCAATGGCATCGCGGCGCCTGGACTCGCTCTCCGGTGGTCAGCAACAACGTGCTCTGCTGGCAAGAGCGCTGGCGCAATCCACCAGGGTGCTCCTGCTCGATGAGCCCTGCGCTGCGATTGATCCACCTTCACGCGAGCAGTTGCTGCGTTTGATGCAACAACTGGCTGGCTCAGGCCAGACGTTGTTGGTGAGTGGTCACGACTGGGGGTCAGCGCTCCATCACTACGACCGAGTGATTGTGCTAGACGGTCGGATCGTCGCCGATGGTCCACCGGCTGTTATCCAGCAAAGCCTCGGTGATCGCTTGGCTGGAGGATGGGAGTGCCGTGGATGA
- a CDS encoding metal ABC transporter permease: MDEISLWILPLLMAALVGLLCPITGTLLVTQRRVLQANLISHAVLPGLVVAVACGVDPAIGGVISGLLGAWLAERLQLQEGASQDAVINTVLAGFLGLGVLLVPLLQLRLDLEALLFGDLLIVTGSDVVRVALAGLALMTLLLSRYSQLVYLGVDADGAAAAGLPVRGLRLSLALVTAMVIVSAMAAVGVILVIGLLCAPVLPGLNTALSLRVAMARAAGVGLGMSGGGFLLALPLNLPPGPLIGVLCLLMLLLPGGRGAEKR, from the coding sequence GTGGATGAGATCAGCCTCTGGATCCTGCCATTACTGATGGCAGCGCTGGTGGGACTGCTCTGCCCAATCACTGGCACATTGCTGGTGACACAGCGAAGGGTCTTGCAGGCCAATCTGATCTCCCACGCGGTGTTGCCCGGCCTGGTGGTGGCCGTGGCCTGCGGGGTCGATCCAGCCATTGGAGGCGTGATCAGTGGCCTCCTGGGTGCCTGGCTGGCAGAGCGCCTGCAGTTACAAGAGGGCGCCAGTCAGGATGCTGTGATCAACACGGTGCTGGCAGGTTTTCTTGGGCTTGGTGTTCTTCTGGTCCCCTTATTACAGCTCCGACTTGATCTGGAAGCGCTGCTTTTCGGTGACCTGTTGATTGTGACCGGATCAGATGTCGTGCGCGTCGCTCTCGCCGGCCTTGCCTTGATGACTCTGCTGCTCTCGCGTTACTCACAGCTTGTCTATCTCGGCGTCGATGCCGATGGAGCTGCAGCGGCGGGTCTACCCGTGCGAGGTCTGCGTCTGTCTCTGGCTCTGGTCACAGCCATGGTGATCGTGAGCGCCATGGCGGCCGTTGGCGTGATTCTGGTGATCGGCCTGCTCTGCGCCCCGGTGTTGCCTGGGTTGAACACGGCGTTGAGTCTTCGTGTGGCCATGGCACGTGCCGCTGGGGTGGGGCTGGGGATGAGCGGCGGCGGCTTTCTGCTGGCCCTGCCATTGAATCTGCCACCAGGCCCCCTGATCGGGGTGCTCTGCCTCTTGATGCTGCTTCTGCCTGGGGGGCGTGGCGCCGAAAAGCGTTGA
- a CDS encoding metal ABC transporter substrate-binding protein: MPLPMSLSLAALLLASSPAKPAIVAADGVLCDLTRTLVRDQASVLCLIPAGADPHTLALRPADRRNLNKAKLILINGYNLTPALNNASGGGPVVRVAEKAVPNSANNDPHVWHDPANTTAMVSTVASQLEPLMSAGGDRRIQQRRAAMTSVLQALGTWTTQQIQTVPEKQRVLVTGHRAFSAFAKRYGIRELPVIDDFTTGGRLRPASLSTISKAIQSSGTRAIFPESLPASKTMRRISRASGIPIAKQALVADGLAPGKSLIQTATANVCTFVDAQGGRCDTKAASQLQQRWAAIF, translated from the coding sequence ATGCCGCTGCCAATGTCGCTGTCTCTGGCAGCTCTGTTGCTGGCTTCGTCTCCTGCCAAGCCAGCCATCGTTGCTGCCGATGGCGTGCTGTGTGATCTCACCCGAACCCTGGTTCGCGATCAGGCGAGCGTGTTGTGCCTGATCCCCGCAGGCGCTGATCCCCACACGCTGGCCTTACGTCCTGCCGATCGCAGGAATCTCAACAAGGCCAAACTGATCCTGATCAACGGTTACAACCTCACACCGGCTCTCAACAACGCGTCCGGTGGCGGACCTGTTGTGCGTGTCGCTGAAAAGGCCGTCCCCAACAGTGCCAACAACGATCCACATGTCTGGCATGACCCGGCGAACACAACCGCGATGGTGAGCACGGTCGCCTCCCAGTTAGAGCCATTGATGTCTGCTGGGGGCGATAGGCGCATTCAGCAGCGACGAGCGGCGATGACGTCCGTGCTGCAAGCCCTGGGCACCTGGACAACACAACAGATTCAGACAGTCCCTGAGAAACAACGGGTTCTGGTGACAGGTCACCGTGCCTTCTCCGCCTTTGCCAAGCGCTATGGCATTCGCGAGCTTCCCGTGATTGATGATTTCACGACAGGCGGTCGTTTGCGGCCAGCCAGTCTCTCCACGATCAGCAAAGCGATCCAATCCTCTGGAACGCGAGCCATCTTCCCTGAATCGCTGCCAGCATCGAAAACGATGCGACGCATCAGCCGGGCCAGTGGAATCCCCATCGCCAAACAAGCACTCGTGGCTGATGGTTTGGCACCAGGGAAAAGCCTGATTCAGACCGCCACCGCAAATGTATGCACATTTGTCGATGCGCAGGGAGGCCGCTGCGACACCAAGGCCGCGTCTCAGCTGCAGCAACGTTGGGCTGCCATTTTCTGA